DNA sequence from the Methanothermobacter sp. genome:
TGATGCTGGAGTGGCCTTTGCCTCAAGAAATCCTGCATCCTTCCTTCCATCCCTCACATCAAGGTAGTGGCCAAGAGCATCTTTCAGTGACATCTTAACACCGTCAACCCCACCAACCAGATGAGAATCCTGATGGCCAAAAGCATATTTCAGTGACATCTTAACCTGTTACATGGATTCCCTCAACAATGAGGGGTGCTGTTACAAAGTCTCCAACCTGTCTTATCTCAAGGTCAGTGGATGAGACATTCTTCATGAGGTCGAATATGTTGCCAGATAACATTGCCTTCTTCACAGGCGTGAATTCGCCATCCTCCAAAAGGAAAGCGTTGTTGGCCTCAACCGAGAATTCACCTGAGATGGGATTTGCTGTGTGGGCACCCAGCACATCAGTCACGTATATCCCGCTGAAATCATCAAGTGGAACCTCATCCCCAAATTCAAGGACGAAGTTTGTGGTTGAAACCACGGGTATGTCAGAGTAGCCTCGCAGCCCGTTACCTGTGCTCTCACATGAGCCCTTGGATGCGGTGTAGATGCTGTGGATGTAGCCCTCAAGGACTCCATCGGCAACGAGGAGTGTTCTCTGGGATGGTGTGCCCTCCCCATCAAAGGGTGATGAGCCAAGGCCTCCCCTCAGTGTACCATCATCGTATATGCTGAGGTCAGGGGATGTTATCTCAGTGCCGATCCTATCAGCAAGGATGGACCTCCCCCTCTGAACGTTATCTGCACTGAATGCCGCGGCAAATGTGCCGAGCAACCCTGCAGCTGCATGGTAATCCAGTACAGCTGACCTCCTTCCGCTCTCAACATTTTCACCGCCAAGTGAATCCCTCGCTATCCTGGATGCCCTTCCAGCTATCCATTCCGGGTCTATGTCCATGCTGCATGATGAATCAGACTCATATGCCGTCGTCCTGGACCCATTTTTCTCTGCATTCACCGATATGTATGCTGAGAACCCTGTTGACCTTGATGAAGCCTCAACACCCTCCGAGTTCATGATGAATGTTTCGACCATGGATGCTGAAAAACCGCCGCTTGTTGGTCTGCATCCCTCATCAAGTGTTTTATCAACCATGACCTCTGCGATGCTGGTAGATTCCTCAACGTCCAGTTCCAGGAATGATGTGTCAAAGATCCCCTTCACAGTGGGGTAGCTGGCCGGCTCTGAGAACCCAAAATTTTCATCTGGATCGGCAAGCCTGAGATTCTCTGTGGCCATTTTAACGGCTCGCTGGAGATTCGATGGATCTGAGGTGTATGCAAAGCCCATCCTGCCCCCCTTCAGTACCCTTATACCTATACCTGTCATGGATTCTATCTTCCCAAAGTCTATGAGGTCCCTCTGAACCTGCACCTCAAATGCATGCTCCCTTTCAATGTAGACCTCAGCCATTTCAGAGTTTCTTAAGGCCAGCTTAAGGGCCTTTTCAGCAAAATCCAACATCAGATATCCACCCCAGCAAATTTATGGATAGCCTCCCTAACTCCATCACCATATTCCCCTGAAGTCACATAATCTGCCATTTCCCTGAGCTCAGGGTCTGCATTTCCAACCGCCACGCAGAAACCCGCCCTTTCAAGGAATTCAATATCGTTCTCACTGTCCCCTATCGCCATGACATCAGACATTTCAATCCCCATTGACTCTGCCACAAGTTTCAGGGAAGAGCCCTTATTCACCTGGGGGTCTGTAAGGTGCACTGCAAATCCCGTGTCATAGACCTCAACATCAAATCCCTCAAGGGACTTCCTGATGACCTGAACAGGGATTTCCCTGGTGATTGCCACCTCAGATAATCGAAGATCAGAGAACTGGACCTTCCTGACAGGGTAAATCTTCCTAAGATAATTGTAAGCGGTTTCTGCCTTTTTAATATCACCCAGGACCCTCATATCCCCATCAGAGTATATCACGCCGCCATTTTCAGCCACAACACCACCACTTGTCCCTATAAGGACGGATGTTGCCATTGCAAAGCACAGGACATTCCCTGTCACGATTATGACAGGTAATCCTTTTCTTTCAGCACCTCTGAGGGCCCTGAGAGCGCTGATGCACAGTTTTCTGGTGCTGTCGGTTATAGTGCCGTCTATGTCAACTGCAATGGCCCTCATCACTGCACCCTGAATGAACTGTAGCGGTAGGCTATGTTGCAGGTCCCCTCCCTTGAAACCATACAGGCCCCCACAGGGTTTGTGGGCGTGCACTGGGTCTTAAAGAGTGAGCATTCCTCCGGCCTTGCAACGCCCCTCAGTATTGCGCCGCATATGCAGCCAGTGGGCACCTCAACGGCGTCAGCAACATCAATATCAAATTTTTCCCTTGCATCGAACTCTGAAAATTCATCCCTGATCTCATATACAGATTCAGGTATGACAGGAAATCCCCTCCACTCCCTCTCGGTTATGCGGAAAACCTCATCCATCGCCTGCTGGGCCTTTATGTTACCCTCAGGTTTCACCGCCCTCCTATATTCATTCTCAACCTTTGCCTCGCCCCTTTCGATCTGCCTGAGTATCATGTACACTGCCATGAGTATGTCAAGGGGGTTGAATCCTGCTATGACCTGAGGTATTCCGTAGTCCCGTGAGAAGGGCTCATAGGGTTTCATGCCGATTATGGTTGATACATGGCCCGGCTCTATGAGGGCGTTGAGGTTAACCTCCCCTGATTCTATGAGGAATTTGAGTGCTGGGGGTATCAGCCTGTGGCAGGACAGGACTGAAAAGTTCTCTGGTGGGCCTGACAGTATCTCCGATGCTGTTGTTGGTGCGGTGGTCTCAAAGCCTGCCGCCATAAAGACGACCTCCCTGTCAAGTTTTCTCGCTATATCCACCGCATTTCCCACACCGTAGACTATCCTGACATCGGCGCCTTCGGCCCTGGCATCTGCAAGTGAACCCTCCGAACCAGGAACACGGAGCATGTCACCGAATGTTGTGATCGTAACGCCCTGCCTTGCAAGTTCTATGCACTCGTCTATCTCACGGGCAGGTACGCAGCAGACAGGGCACCCCGGCCCGGCCACCACCTCAACCTCGTCCGGGAGTAGTGATCTTACTCCATGCTGCATTATAGTGTGTTCATGTGAACCGCAGACGTGCATTATCTTAACAGGACGTGATATCTCATGTATCCTTGAAACCAGTTCCCTTGAAAGATTTTTCATAGGCTACCACCACATTACATTTAAGGTCTATTTATCATGATCCATATATATAACTGGCAGCCAATGGATAGTTAGGGAGGGGATTATTAATCATGTCACCTATCATCCTAATATTAATCTTCTGCGCCTCATTAATTGGTGTTATAAGATCCGCGGACATCTTTGTGGACAGGATCGTTGATATCGGGAGGGCGCTTGGAATATCACAGATAATACTTGGAGTTACGGTTGCAGCTGCGGGGACATCTCTTCCTGAGTTCGGGTCCGCCATGATCTCTGTCCTTACAGGTAGCCCTGAACTCGGTGTGGGTGTGGTGATAGGTTCGAACATATGGAACATCGCGGGTATCATAGGGATATCTGCCATTCTCTCCTGTGCTGTTACAACAAACAGGGATGAGATCCGGAGGGATGGACTATTCGGGCTTCTCAGCATCCTGATACTTTCATCTTTCATGCTCATGGGGGCCATTGGCCCTCTTACAGGTGCCGTTCTCCTCAGCATCTATGGTGTTTACCTTTTAATTCTTATAAAGAAGCAGAGGAAATATTACGCGAGCCACCTCATAGAGGGTGGTGACGCTGGCTGGAAGACCATTGTAACTGCAGTTTTAAGTTTCTTCGGGCTTGTGGTGTTCTGCAGGGTACTGGTTTACAGCGCAGTTGAAATTACCGCGGTTCTCCATATTCCTGAGATGATAGTCGGCCTTTTTGCCCTTGCCATCGGGACAAGCCTTGCTGAACTTGTTGTAGCCGTTAACTCCGCAAGGAAGCATATGTGCAGCCTCTCACTGGGCACGGTACTTGGGAGTAACATATTCAATATCCTCATAGGCATAGGGATTCCATCATTATTCGTGAAAATCCCTGTTGAGCCCCTCTTAGTTGTGCTTGATGCCCCCATTTTGATAGTTGTGACAGTTATTGTAATGTACTTCATGTGGACGGATATGGAGCTTAGAAGAGTTGAAGGAGTCGTGCTTCTCATTATATACATAATCTATGCTGCCTTAAGAATAGCAATCACAAGTTGAATAAAAAAATAAAAGGAAAGGGTTTATTTTCTCCTGGATATCGCTGAACCTGCTGCCACAAGAAGCATTCCTGCAATAAGTGCAGTTAAAGGTGCTCCTGTTGGCTTCATTGGTACAGTTCCCGGTCCTGGTGATGGTCCCGGAGATGGGCCTGGACCTGGTGATGGTTCAACATCGATCTCCACATCTGTGGTGTTGTTGCCTCCGCTTGAACCTGAGCTCACGGTTGCAACGTTCACGAATGTGCCGCGCCTTATGAGCTGGACCACGATGTCAAGGACTGCGCTTGAGCCTGCTGGGAGGTCGCCTACCATCCAGACACCAGTTGCAGGGTTGTATGAACCCCTGGTGGCGTTTGATGATATGTACCTCATGGCATCTGGCAGCCTGTCGGTAACCATTGTGTTGAGTGCTGTGTCGGGTCCATTGTTGGTTACTGTTATGGTGAACCTTACGTTCTGACCGATGCGCACAGCCCTTCTATCCACTGTCTTGTTAATGGTGAGCTCTGCCCTTGGGTTAACAGTTACAGTGGCATTGGCGCTTGTATCAGGATTCGGGTTGTAGGTATCCGCCGTCACATCCGCAATGTTAATGAGAGTGGTGTTACTCACAGCAACCCCCGCAACAATCTCAAGCGTTGCAACAGCATCCTTAACCACTGAACCCACAATCCAGGCACCAGTCACACTGTCATAGGTACCCTGACTAGCAACATGGCTCAGATACACAAGACCAGCCGGAAGCAGATCCGTGACAACAACACCCACCGCAGTGTCAGGCCCGTCATTCCTCACTGAAACCGTAAACCTCACAGTATCAGTGAAGTTAGCAACAGTCGCATTGACCACCTTATCAATCACCAGATAAGCAGCCGCAGGCACCCTAACCGTAACCTCAGCAGTATTGTTCTCAGGGTAAGGATCAAACTCCTCACCCACAGCAAGAACCCTGTTTACAACCTCACCAGTTGTATTCACAAGAACAGTGAAGTTCAGAGTCGCTGATGAACCAGGCGCAAGATCCCCAACTATCCATATGCATGCAAGTGGGTAGCATACTCCCTGTGATATCGCATGTGATAGGTAGACAAGTCCCGCTGGTAGTCTCTCTGTCAGTGTGATCCCTGTTGCATTATCCGGTCCATTGTTCATGACAGTCACATAGAAGGTTATCTGATCACCAAAGTTCGGTGTGCTGTTACTAACCGTCTTGGTGACTGAAACATCCGCAGATGGTTTCACAGTGAGTACCGCTGTGGCATTGTTGTTTGAAATATATGGATCATACTGGTCTGCTGATGCATTCACATAGTTGGTGAAGATACCAGCAGCATTTGCAAGTACCTCAAGTACCAAGGTTGCTGATGACCCATTTGCGAGGTTGCCCACTGTCCATACGCCGCCAGCGAAGGTTCCCTGTGATGCTTCTGAACTCACAATTGTGAGTGCTGCCGGTAGTATATCGGTTACTGCAACACCTGTTGCGTCGTTTGGTCCGTTATTTGTAACGGTAACAGTGAAGTTGGTGCTCTGTCCATTGTTGATGGGTGTTAAAAGGACTGTCTTCTGAACTGCGATGTCTGCAAGTGGACGTCCGTTAATTACAGCTGCTGCGTAGTTGTTGGTCATGTCAGGATCATATTCGGTTGCTGTTACTGAGACTGTGTTTATGAGTTCACCTGTTGCGTTAACAAGGGCCGTCAGGTTGAGTGTCTCTGAGGCGCCAGGTGCAAGTGAATCAACAGTCCAGACATAGAACTCTGGGAAGTAAACC
Encoded proteins:
- a CDS encoding TldD/PmbA family protein → MLDFAEKALKLALRNSEMAEVYIEREHAFEVQVQRDLIDFGKIESMTGIGIRVLKGGRMGFAYTSDPSNLQRAVKMATENLRLADPDENFGFSEPASYPTVKGIFDTSFLELDVEESTSIAEVMVDKTLDEGCRPTSGGFSASMVETFIMNSEGVEASSRSTGFSAYISVNAEKNGSRTTAYESDSSCSMDIDPEWIAGRASRIARDSLGGENVESGRRSAVLDYHAAAGLLGTFAAAFSADNVQRGRSILADRIGTEITSPDLSIYDDGTLRGGLGSSPFDGEGTPSQRTLLVADGVLEGYIHSIYTASKGSCESTGNGLRGYSDIPVVSTTNFVLEFGDEVPLDDFSGIYVTDVLGAHTANPISGEFSVEANNAFLLEDGEFTPVKKAMLSGNIFDLMKNVSSTDLEIRQVGDFVTAPLIVEGIHVTG
- a CDS encoding phosphoglycolate phosphatase, translating into MRAIAVDIDGTITDSTRKLCISALRALRGAERKGLPVIIVTGNVLCFAMATSVLIGTSGGVVAENGGVIYSDGDMRVLGDIKKAETAYNYLRKIYPVRKVQFSDLRLSEVAITREIPVQVIRKSLEGFDVEVYDTGFAVHLTDPQVNKGSSLKLVAESMGIEMSDVMAIGDSENDIEFLERAGFCVAVGNADPELREMADYVTSGEYGDGVREAIHKFAGVDI
- the hypD gene encoding hydrogenase formation protein HypD, which encodes MKNLSRELVSRIHEISRPVKIMHVCGSHEHTIMQHGVRSLLPDEVEVVAGPGCPVCCVPAREIDECIELARQGVTITTFGDMLRVPGSEGSLADARAEGADVRIVYGVGNAVDIARKLDREVVFMAAGFETTAPTTASEILSGPPENFSVLSCHRLIPPALKFLIESGEVNLNALIEPGHVSTIIGMKPYEPFSRDYGIPQVIAGFNPLDILMAVYMILRQIERGEAKVENEYRRAVKPEGNIKAQQAMDEVFRITEREWRGFPVIPESVYEIRDEFSEFDAREKFDIDVADAVEVPTGCICGAILRGVARPEECSLFKTQCTPTNPVGACMVSREGTCNIAYRYSSFRVQ
- a CDS encoding calcium/sodium antiporter, which translates into the protein MSPIILILIFCASLIGVIRSADIFVDRIVDIGRALGISQIILGVTVAAAGTSLPEFGSAMISVLTGSPELGVGVVIGSNIWNIAGIIGISAILSCAVTTNRDEIRRDGLFGLLSILILSSFMLMGAIGPLTGAVLLSIYGVYLLILIKKQRKYYASHLIEGGDAGWKTIVTAVLSFFGLVVFCRVLVYSAVEITAVLHIPEMIVGLFALAIGTSLAELVVAVNSARKHMCSLSLGTVLGSNIFNILIGIGIPSLFVKIPVEPLLVVLDAPILIVVTVIVMYFMWTDMELRRVEGVVLLIIYIIYAALRIAITS